The Streptomyces sp. HUAS MG91 sequence GAACCTCACCTGGTCCTTCGCCGGCAACCAGAAGGTCAGCAGCGGCTGGAACGCGGACATCTCCCAGTCCGGCGCCGCCGTCACCGCCAAGAGCCTCTCCTACAACGGCACCCTCGCCACCGGCGGCTCCACCTCCTTCGGCTTCAACGGCACGTACAGCGGCACCAACGCCGTGCCCACCGCGTTCAAGCTGAACGGCGTCACCTGCAACGGGGACAGCGGGCCGACGGACCCGACCGATCCCACGGACCCGACCGACCCGAGCGGCCGCGTCGACAACCCGTACGCGGGCGCCAAGGTCTACGTGAACCCGGAGTGGAAGGCCAAGGCCGCCGCCGAGCCCGGCGGCAGCGCGGTGGCGAACCAGCCCACCGGTGTCTGGCTCGACCGGATCGCCGCGATCGCCGGTGTCGGCGACGGCATGGGCCTGCGCGACCACCTCGACGCGGCCCTCGCCCAGAAGGGCAGCGGCGAGGAAGTCGTCCAGCTCGTCATCTACGACCTGCCCGGCCGCGACTGTGCCGCGCTCGCCTCCAACGGCGAGCTCGGCCCGAACGACATCGACAGGTACAAGAGCGACTTCATCGACCCGATCGCCGCGATCCTCGCCGACTCCAAGTACGCGGGCCTGCGCATCGTCACGACGGTCGAGATCGACTCGCTGCCCAACCTCGTCACCAACGTGAGCGGCCGCCCCACGGCCACCCCCAACTGCGACACCATGAAGGCCAACGGCAACTACCAGAAGGGCGTCGGCTACGCCCTCGACAAGCTCGGCGCCATCCCGAACGTCTACAACTACATCGACGCCGGCCACCACGGCTGGCTCGGCTGGGACGACAACTTCGGCCCCTCCGCCGAGCTGTTCAAGACCGTCGCCACCAGCAACGGCGCGCAGCTCTCCGACGTCCACGGCTTCATCGTGAACACGGCGAACTACAGCGCCCTCAAGGAGGACCACTTCGGCATCGACGACTCGGTCAACGGCGTCTCGGTCCGCCAGTCCAAGTGGGTCGACTGGAACCGCTACACCGACGAGCTGTCGTACGCCCAGGCCATGCGGACCAAGCTGGTCTCCCTCGGCTTCGACCAGAACCTCGGCATGCTGATCGACACCTCCCGCAACGGCTGGGGCGGCTCGGCCAGGCCCACCGCGGCGGGCGCCAAGACCGACGTGGACACGTACGTGGACGGGGGCCGCTACGACCGCCGCATCCACCTCGGCAACTGGTGCAACCAGTCCGGAGCCGGACTCGGTGAACGCCCGCAGGCCAGCCCCGCCACCGGCATCGACGCGTACGTGTGGATGAAGCCGCCGGGGGAGTCGGACGGCTCCAGCACCGCGATCGCCAACGACGAGGGCAAGGGATTCGACCGGATGTGCGACCCCACGTACACCGGTAACCCGCGCAACAACAACCACCTGTCCGGGGCGCTGCCGAACGCGCCGGTGTCCGGGCACTGGTTCTCCGCCCAGTTCCAGGAATTGCTGAAGAACGCCTACCCGCCGGTCCGGTAGGCCGGTCGCGGGCCCCGCTTTTGCGCATTCGGCAACTCGGCTTGCCCGGCGCGGCGGGGCCCGCGCACGCTGGAAGCACCACCGGCACCACAGCGGGACGAAGGGCGGCGACGCACAGATGGCACACGGCCACGAC is a genomic window containing:
- a CDS encoding glycoside hydrolase family 6 protein — translated: MSRTVNSRTRLRGSTALAAALVLSGAACVGTAVAAPDSAAAPACTVDYKVQNQWDTGFTTSVSVTNNGAAVSSWNLTWSFAGNQKVSSGWNADISQSGAAVTAKSLSYNGTLATGGSTSFGFNGTYSGTNAVPTAFKLNGVTCNGDSGPTDPTDPTDPTDPSGRVDNPYAGAKVYVNPEWKAKAAAEPGGSAVANQPTGVWLDRIAAIAGVGDGMGLRDHLDAALAQKGSGEEVVQLVIYDLPGRDCAALASNGELGPNDIDRYKSDFIDPIAAILADSKYAGLRIVTTVEIDSLPNLVTNVSGRPTATPNCDTMKANGNYQKGVGYALDKLGAIPNVYNYIDAGHHGWLGWDDNFGPSAELFKTVATSNGAQLSDVHGFIVNTANYSALKEDHFGIDDSVNGVSVRQSKWVDWNRYTDELSYAQAMRTKLVSLGFDQNLGMLIDTSRNGWGGSARPTAAGAKTDVDTYVDGGRYDRRIHLGNWCNQSGAGLGERPQASPATGIDAYVWMKPPGESDGSSTAIANDEGKGFDRMCDPTYTGNPRNNNHLSGALPNAPVSGHWFSAQFQELLKNAYPPVR